The following proteins come from a genomic window of Candidatus Kryptonium sp.:
- a CDS encoding flavin reductase family protein, translating into MNPEAKKKALRMITYGLYVLTSKSADRYSAGTVNWLSQASFEPPLVMVGVRRDSGLYQTISESGVFAVNVLASDQKDIASAFFKPTTVDGDKINGYKFESGETGSPLLVDLPAFFECKVVDKVEKGDHAIFVGEVVNAGVRNEVKPLVMWETGWFYGG; encoded by the coding sequence ATGAATCCTGAAGCAAAGAAGAAAGCATTGCGAATGATAACTTACGGGCTTTATGTTTTGACTTCAAAATCCGCAGATAGATATTCTGCAGGCACTGTCAATTGGTTAAGTCAAGCGTCTTTTGAACCTCCGCTTGTAATGGTTGGAGTAAGGCGTGATTCGGGACTGTATCAAACAATTTCGGAAAGTGGTGTTTTCGCAGTGAATGTTCTTGCCTCCGATCAAAAAGATATAGCATCTGCATTTTTTAAACCGACAACTGTTGATGGTGATAAAATAAATGGATACAAATTTGAATCAGGTGAAACTGGCTCGCCCTTGCTTGTTGATCTACCAGCGTTTTTTGAATGTAAAGTCGTTGATAAAGTTGAAAAAGGTGATCATGCGATCTTTGTTGGTGAGGTTGTAAATGCTGGCGTAAGAAACGAAGTGAAGCCACTTGTTATGTGGGAAACAGGTTGGTTTTATGGAGGATAA